The Coregonus clupeaformis isolate EN_2021a chromosome 8, ASM2061545v1, whole genome shotgun sequence genome has a segment encoding these proteins:
- the LOC121572716 gene encoding permeability factor 2 has product MNTASITIILLTLLAIFSTTEGIKQPLVLRCLCPKVQAGLIPFRDLKSVWHLSPRPHCSKTEVIVRLKSGRQLCLDPKNRLVKILVERSTRRMQERKHSKEVGSTTRAPLHLSTK; this is encoded by the exons ATGAACACTGCAAGCATAACCATCATTCTGCTCACCCTCCTGGCCATTTTCTCAACAACTGAAG GGATAAAGCAACCACTGGTTCTACGCTGCCTTTGCCCCAAAGTGCAGGCTGGTCTTATTCCGTTCAGGGATTTGAAGAGTGTGTGGCACCTCTCTCCTCGCCCACACTGTTCAAAGACTGAAGTCAT TGTCAGACTCAAAAGTGGACGTCAACTCTGCCTGGACCCAAAGAACCGTTTGGTGAAGATTCTGGTGGAGAGATCAACCAGAAG AATGCAGGAACGTAAACATTCTAAAGAGGTTGGAAGCACCACTCGTGCCCCGTTACACTTGTCAACCAAATAA